CTTGATAATTGACCACCAATCGGCTCTCAAACAAATCATCTTCGGGTGTCAATTGAAAACCTGCCTGCGGAAAACAGATAATAAAATCTTTGTTCTTTCGCAATTGCATCCTAGTGTTACCATCGGCCAAATCGTACATGTTGTAGTACAAAACCGGTATGTTGCTATAAACGAACAGACTGGATTCTTTTTCAAATTTTTTATCGAAATCTTGAAAATCTTCCGAAGTCAACAAGGTTTGTTTGTCCGTAAAGTCATTGATGATACTTTTAAGCGTATTGGGGTTGTTGCTAAACACTACATAATCATCTATAATCGTAAAATAGGGTTTATCAAACTGCTCAAAGCGACCTCCTAATACTATTTTGAAAAATCCTTTAATTGAAAGGAAGTTGATTTCATGTCCTTTATAAGTTACGGCCTTGAATTTGACCGGTGTTTTCTTTTTTATCTGTTTTAAGACGAAATCCAGATTTGTCTTTGCATCTTCTTGGCTGTTGGTCTTGAGTACCAACGCCACTTCATTTTTTCCTTTTGTAATAGTGGATTGAATTTGAAGCAAGGCGATTTCATCACCTATCCAGCTCACAAAATTTTCCTTTATATCGATTTTTAGAAATTTTTCGATTTTCGATATTCCCTCCTCATAGCTATCAAACTGTTCAGGATTATCTTGTTGAACCGTCTCAAAATTATCATAGAAATCAGAAAAGCTCTCAAACCCATAGCTCACATATAGCGCGGTTCGTTTTGGAGCAACTTTAGGTATAGTGCGTTCTGCTGTTCCAGATTTTTGAAGCGCTTTTAAATAGTTTTGATTCGTCTCATCAAGATTTGTAAATCCATTGGCGGTAATTGTACCATTTTCGTCCAAGTCAAAGCTGAACCCTGAAAACAGAAAATTTTCATTCATCCTATTGACCCAATCATTTGGCTTATCGGAAAAACGTTTATAATATTCATCCAAGAAATCATATTGCAGGTATAGGCGGAACAAATCCTCATACCCTACTTTTTTATTGATCTCAATAAAGTTAAGGTCCCTACCCAGAATAGGTTCTTGATATTGATCTATTGATGCTTCAACAAGAGTATGGGTATATGAAGCTACCAACTGATTTTTTACAAAGGCCAGATACATGGTTTCCTTGTTCTTGCGGTCATAAACCTCAAGAATTTCGTGATCATGATAATTTCGCTTGCTCAGCGTATAGTTATCATTGAGCAAAGTGTTCAAATAGGTTTTTAAGAGCTTGAGCTTGGCAATGCGTTTTAAATCCAGCACATAAAAAATACCATAATCTTTAGGCGAAACCATATGGATGGAAATAAAGAGCGACCTACCATCAAAAAATTCGAACAGTTTATGGTTATTATTGAAAATCGTGTCGACCTTCTGGATATTCTCTGTCAATTCGGCAAAATATCCATTTTTTTGAAGGTGGTGCCAGCCCTCACTTTTACTTACTTTCTCCCAGCTTTCTACGGGTTTATCGGATTCAATGACGAAAACCGCATCTTTCGGAATTAGATAAATGGATTGTAAATTGGTCTTGGGCGATAAAACAAATATGTAAAGTAGATAACCAATATATACGAACAATAGTGCCAATAGGCCGAACAGAACTCTTTTTTTCATTATTGATCAGGGATATTTCTTTCTTAACAACGAAAAAGACAATACTTTAGTTCATTACTTGCCTGGTTATAAGGTTTTCAAATCTTTAATTGTTTTGAAGGCAACGTTAACCTGTTCCTCATTAACCAAAATAGTGAACTCATTTGTAGTTGAAATCACCTCGTAAAGCACGATACCTTCCCAAGCCAGTCGTTGAAAGATAAAATAATAAATTCCTGGAACGGAGACATTTTCTGCTGGAAGCTTAACCGTTATTGATGAAAGATTCTCTGCTTTTTGGGTACAGCGTTCGTGCTTAAAATATTTTTCCACTACACCATCCATTATATTACTGATGACAATATTGATTTCATTTACCCCCCTTGAAGAAGTATAGAACACGTCTTGGTTTGCATTTACTTCCTCTAAAAGTTTGGCCTGCTGTTGCAAGATGGTATCAGAAGCTAAAAAAGTATAATCCGTTAAAGAAGAGCGTACCGTAATTTCCCCAATATTCTTTAAGACCTTAACAATTTTGTGCGTTGCGCGAAATTCCAAATCATCAGAAAGCCGTTTGAGCGCCATTACAATAGCGCCGTCTTTTACATCCTTACCTAAAGCATCAGAGATTTCAGGTTTTATCTGTCTGGACAATGATGTAAGGTTGATGATACCTTGGGCCAGGGCACTTTGTAAGAATGGTTTTTTTTTGATGTAATGCTCAACTACGGCAGATATTGTTTTCATTTGGTCTAGTTTGATACAAAAATAACATATTGTTACAAATAAAACAAATGGTTAAAAATGATAGAATGCATTTTCCAGATGTTCTATTTCAAACCTTTCCTGTTTTTTAATGATGGTTATTACATCAAATCGTACGTCTACATCCAAATCATTTTCTTCAACATAGTGACTTGCTGTTGTGACCAAGAGTCCGATCTTCTTCTTAGTTATGGTATCCGAAATAGTCTCAAAAAAGCCACTGGTCCTTGATTTTACTTCTACTATGCATAGTGTATCTTCTTTTTTAGCAATGATATCGATCTCTCCCTTCAGGTACCTATAGTTCCTGTATAGGATTTCATACCCCTTTTTAAGCAGAAAATCCACTGCTTTTTGCTCCCCAAGCTTTCCAAACTCATTATGTTTTCCCATAAATGCGGAAAAATATTAAAAAAAATATGCAGTTCATCGAAAAATTTAACAGTTCACGGCAAAAACAACGTTAACTATTGTAATTTGTTGGCACAATTGAACCACACCAACATCAACTAAACATATAGTTGCCCCTAAACTATGGACTTTCTTAACCCCAAACATTGTTATGGAGTACTTCATCAATTGTAATTCCTCACCTTTAGCGGAGTACAATACACCACTGGATAAAATCCGTGCTGAACACTTATACCGAAGGCTAGGTTTTAGCGCATCGGTACAGACTATTAATGCAGCTGTTGGAGATACGGCTGGTAATCTTGTTGACAATTTAGTGAACCAAGCCCTAGCTGCACCTGTTATCCCAGCCCCTGAATGGGCCGATTGGACAAACGCCAATTACCCAGAAGATGACGACCTGGCCAGACAGATAAGGCGAGCTCAACAAGAAGAGTTTACACTCTCCTATGTTAATTCGCTACTGGACAATAACCTTAGGGATAGAATGAGTTTCTTTTGGAGCAATCATTTTGTTACAGAGTTGGATGTTTATAATTGTAATTCTTTTCTGTATTACTATATAAATTGTCTACAGCGTAACGCTCTAGGAAACTTTAGAACCTTCGTCAGCGAAATTGGTTTGACCAGTGCTATGCTCTATTATTTAGATGGCGTTAGAAACCGAGGTAACAACCCAAACGAAAATTATGCCCGTGAACTTTATGAGCTTTTTACCTTGGGAGAAGGCAATGGCTATACTGAAGAAGATATTATAGAAACTTCCAAATCACTTTCTGGATATACCGAACGTGGTGAAGAAGGATGTACGCAAGTAACGTTCAATCCAGAACATTTCAATACGGAAAACAAAACGATATTTGGTCAAACAGGAAATTGGGACTATGATGATACCATTGATATTCTCTTTACCCAAAAAGCTGATTTAATTGCTGGTTTCATCTGCAAGAAACTATACGAATTTTTTGTACACCCAGATTCTACAAATGATGAGGGAGGAAACGCTCCAGATATCATCAACGGAATGGCACAGAGAATGGTTTCCAGTAACTTTGAAATTGCCCCAGTACTTTCAGAGTTATTTAAAAGCCAGCACTTTTTTGATGAAACTGCAATTGGTGTTATCAT
The nucleotide sequence above comes from Flagellimonas sp. HMM57. Encoded proteins:
- a CDS encoding DUF3352 domain-containing protein; translation: MKKRVLFGLLALLFVYIGYLLYIFVLSPKTNLQSIYLIPKDAVFVIESDKPVESWEKVSKSEGWHHLQKNGYFAELTENIQKVDTIFNNNHKLFEFFDGRSLFISIHMVSPKDYGIFYVLDLKRIAKLKLLKTYLNTLLNDNYTLSKRNYHDHEILEVYDRKNKETMYLAFVKNQLVASYTHTLVEASIDQYQEPILGRDLNFIEINKKVGYEDLFRLYLQYDFLDEYYKRFSDKPNDWVNRMNENFLFSGFSFDLDENGTITANGFTNLDETNQNYLKALQKSGTAERTIPKVAPKRTALYVSYGFESFSDFYDNFETVQQDNPEQFDSYEEGISKIEKFLKIDIKENFVSWIGDEIALLQIQSTITKGKNEVALVLKTNSQEDAKTNLDFVLKQIKKKTPVKFKAVTYKGHEINFLSIKGFFKIVLGGRFEQFDKPYFTIIDDYVVFSNNPNTLKSIINDFTDKQTLLTSEDFQDFDKKFEKESSLFVYSNIPVLYYNMYDLADGNTRMQLRKNKDFIICFPQAGFQLTPEDDLFESRLVVNYQDVEKVKKKAQFQEDTMRPKPKNQPIKQQGITEAIFNLKPIYPSDLNAKLYIKKYPNGKPRFEVELKDGLKHGRYTEFYTNGTEKITGRFKNDQQVGTWRYYDDKEELILKKRF
- a CDS encoding aspartate kinase, with amino-acid sequence MKTISAVVEHYIKKKPFLQSALAQGIINLTSLSRQIKPEISDALGKDVKDGAIVMALKRLSDDLEFRATHKIVKVLKNIGEITVRSSLTDYTFLASDTILQQQAKLLEEVNANQDVFYTSSRGVNEINIVISNIMDGVVEKYFKHERCTQKAENLSSITVKLPAENVSVPGIYYFIFQRLAWEGIVLYEVISTTNEFTILVNEEQVNVAFKTIKDLKTL
- a CDS encoding YraN family protein translates to MGKHNEFGKLGEQKAVDFLLKKGYEILYRNYRYLKGEIDIIAKKEDTLCIVEVKSRTSGFFETISDTITKKKIGLLVTTASHYVEENDLDVDVRFDVITIIKKQERFEIEHLENAFYHF
- a CDS encoding DUF1800 family protein, yielding MEYFINCNSSPLAEYNTPLDKIRAEHLYRRLGFSASVQTINAAVGDTAGNLVDNLVNQALAAPVIPAPEWADWTNANYPEDDDLARQIRRAQQEEFTLSYVNSLLDNNLRDRMSFFWSNHFVTELDVYNCNSFLYYYINCLQRNALGNFRTFVSEIGLTSAMLYYLDGVRNRGNNPNENYARELYELFTLGEGNGYTEEDIIETSKSLSGYTERGEEGCTQVTFNPEHFNTENKTIFGQTGNWDYDDTIDILFTQKADLIAGFICKKLYEFFVHPDSTNDEGGNAPDIINGMAQRMVSSNFEIAPVLSELFKSQHFFDETAIGVIIKSPFDLYLNFFKETNFTYDDSNLSFAIGSSELLGQELFDPFDVAGWQRDREWINTNFIIGRWLSMEELLANLHAADKDQFITFGIEATNATGADGASENDPEVVARAIIDKITPKGLLEDSQYDAAITVFREPFENTNMFENGSWDMSLPMNTDVQVYLLLRHLVRQPEFQLK